A genomic segment from Pseudomonas sp. S09G 359 encodes:
- a CDS encoding TetR/AcrR family transcriptional regulator has protein sequence MAQMGRPRTFDRAQAVEQALHLFWQHGYDATSLAQLKAGLGGGISAPSFYAAFGSKEALFDECVQRYVATYAQVTECLWDETLPPRQAIETALRQSVRMQCEDGHPKGCMVALGVMSAPSPENARVADGLTESRLRTRAGLVACVERAVRMGQLPQQTQATVMASVFDSFLQGVSLLARDGVPHATLDAAISQLLLTWDVAASITAPIHRDTPAKNPQTPAPDAAHSARGDTTR, from the coding sequence ATGGCACAAATGGGCCGCCCCCGTACCTTCGACCGCGCACAGGCCGTGGAGCAGGCCCTGCACCTGTTCTGGCAGCACGGCTACGACGCCACCTCCCTTGCGCAGCTCAAGGCCGGCCTGGGTGGCGGCATCTCCGCGCCGAGTTTCTACGCGGCGTTCGGCTCCAAGGAAGCGCTGTTCGATGAATGCGTGCAGCGCTACGTGGCGACCTACGCCCAGGTCACCGAATGCCTGTGGGACGAAACCCTGCCCCCGCGCCAGGCCATCGAAACCGCGTTGCGCCAGTCGGTACGCATGCAGTGCGAAGACGGGCACCCCAAGGGCTGCATGGTCGCGCTGGGCGTGATGAGCGCGCCAAGCCCGGAGAATGCGCGGGTGGCGGATGGCTTGACCGAATCGCGGTTACGCACGCGGGCGGGGCTGGTCGCGTGTGTGGAGCGTGCCGTGCGTATGGGCCAGTTGCCGCAGCAGACGCAGGCAACGGTAATGGCCAGCGTGTTCGACAGTTTTTTGCAGGGGGTTTCCCTACTGGCCCGTGATGGGGTGCCCCACGCCACCCTCGACGCGGCGATCAGCCAACTGCTGCTGACCTGGGATGTGGCGGCGTCGATCACCGCGCCCATTCATCGCGACACGCCAGCAAAAAATCCACAAACGCCCGCACCCGATGCGGCACATAGCGCCCGTGGGGATACAACAAGGTAA
- a CDS encoding LysR family transcriptional regulator: MKRHFEDLQLGSIELFCLAAESSSFTAAAQVAGVTPAAVSRSISRLEERLGSRLFVRTTRSIRLTDSGRTFFEQCRQALTQLVEAQQEVMGAQSVPSGLLRISIPTTYAHHRLLPLLPKFRALYPQVTVDIHISNRNIDFVAEGYDLAVRVRAQPDSSLIARLLEDAELVVVAAPSYLQRAGTPQTLADLPDHECIQYELPSNGRRISWLFQAGGKPQEFSGAAGYSCSDDVLGGVTLAKHGAGLFQTYKFIVEQELADGSLVEVLQPFGGRSRPFTLLYPHGRYVPHRVRAFVDFLLACRDEWAR; the protein is encoded by the coding sequence ATGAAGCGCCATTTCGAAGATTTGCAGCTGGGCAGCATCGAGCTGTTCTGCCTTGCCGCCGAATCCAGCAGCTTCACCGCCGCCGCACAGGTGGCCGGTGTAACCCCAGCCGCCGTGAGCCGCAGCATCTCGCGCCTGGAAGAACGCCTGGGCTCGCGCCTGTTTGTGCGCACCACCCGCAGCATTCGCCTCACCGACAGTGGCCGCACATTTTTCGAACAATGCCGCCAAGCCCTGACCCAGTTGGTGGAGGCCCAGCAGGAGGTGATGGGCGCGCAGTCGGTGCCCTCCGGCCTGTTGCGCATCAGCATTCCGACCACCTACGCGCACCACCGCCTGCTGCCGTTGCTACCGAAGTTTCGCGCGCTGTACCCGCAGGTCACGGTGGATATCCACATCAGCAACCGCAATATCGACTTCGTTGCCGAGGGCTACGACCTGGCCGTGCGCGTGCGTGCGCAACCGGACTCATCGTTGATCGCGCGGCTGCTGGAAGACGCTGAACTGGTGGTGGTGGCCGCGCCGTCCTACCTGCAACGCGCTGGTACCCCACAAACGCTGGCGGATTTGCCCGACCACGAATGCATCCAATATGAACTGCCGAGCAATGGCCGGCGCATCTCCTGGTTGTTCCAGGCGGGCGGCAAGCCCCAGGAGTTTTCGGGGGCGGCGGGGTACAGCTGCTCCGACGATGTGCTCGGCGGCGTAACCCTGGCCAAGCATGGCGCGGGCCTGTTCCAGACATACAAGTTTATTGTCGAGCAGGAATTGGCCGACGGCAGCCTGGTGGAAGTGCTGCAGCCGTTTGGCGGGCGTTCGCGGCCGTTTACCTTGTTGTATCCCCACGGGCGCTATGTGCCGCATCGGGTGCGGGCGTTTGTGGATTTTTTGCTGGCGTGTCGCGATGAATGGGCGCGGTGA
- a CDS encoding sigma-70 family RNA polymerase sigma factor has protein sequence MSASNLPLNQAVHALYTEHHGWLFGWLRKKLGCPHNAADLSHDTFMRILTSRDALGGMREPRAFLTTTARHLIIDRARRRQLEDAYLRELALTIEMMEQCQQSPEQILVTLEALEQIAFVLDGLVLNARQAFLLYFLEGLRQSEIASRLGISERMVRKHLMNALMHCNHALDV, from the coding sequence ATGTCGGCCAGCAACCTCCCCTTGAACCAGGCTGTCCATGCGCTCTACACCGAGCACCATGGTTGGCTGTTCGGCTGGCTGCGCAAAAAGCTCGGCTGCCCGCATAACGCGGCGGATCTTTCCCACGATACGTTTATGCGAATTCTCACCTCCCGCGATGCCCTCGGCGGCATGCGTGAACCCCGGGCCTTCCTCACCACCACCGCGCGTCACCTGATCATCGACCGCGCGCGCCGCCGCCAGTTGGAAGACGCCTACCTGCGCGAGCTGGCGCTGACCATCGAGATGATGGAACAGTGCCAACAGTCGCCGGAACAGATTCTGGTCACCCTCGAAGCCCTGGAGCAGATCGCCTTTGTGCTCGACGGCCTCGTGCTGAATGCGCGGCAGGCGTTCTTGCTGTACTTCCTCGAAGGCCTGCGTCAAAGCGAGATCGCCAGCCGCCTGGGGATTTCCGAACGCATGGTGCGCAAGCACTTGATGAACGCCCTGATGCACTGCAACCACGCGCTGGACGTATGA
- a CDS encoding FecR family protein, with protein sequence MSSDLDQQAANWVIRLNEGNLSEREQQQFERWKAADPQHGAAFERLQGFVGRLQALRPQQAPVQAALEAARVRRRNPAGRVLLGLLVALPVALALRAYPPSYLLADQRTAPAQWQQVKLEDGSQLTLSGNSAVDLTFNGQQRQVRLLRGEILVQVAHDATRPFTVVTEDGQMRALGTRFTVKREAPGTLLSMLESTVAATDASQHDDVQVSAGEQARITPDAVKRLGRIDPRATDDAWKHHQLVVQDRPLPEALDELARQYGGHVQFNRQQLADLRVSAVLPLDNPRRALQLIADGLPVRIRSFSPWWLQIERQEK encoded by the coding sequence ATGAGCAGCGACCTCGACCAGCAGGCCGCAAACTGGGTGATTCGCCTCAATGAGGGCAACCTCAGCGAGCGCGAGCAGCAGCAATTCGAGCGCTGGAAAGCTGCCGACCCGCAGCATGGGGCGGCCTTTGAGCGTTTGCAGGGGTTTGTCGGGCGCTTGCAGGCCTTGCGCCCGCAACAGGCCCCGGTGCAGGCTGCGCTGGAAGCCGCGCGGGTACGCCGACGCAACCCGGCCGGGCGTGTGCTGCTGGGCTTGCTGGTGGCGCTGCCGGTGGCCCTGGCGCTGCGGGCCTACCCGCCGAGCTACCTGCTGGCCGACCAGCGCACCGCCCCGGCGCAGTGGCAGCAGGTCAAGCTGGAAGATGGCTCGCAACTGACCCTCAGCGGCAACAGCGCCGTGGACCTGACCTTCAACGGCCAGCAGCGCCAGGTGCGTTTGCTGCGCGGCGAAATCCTGGTGCAAGTGGCCCACGACGCGACGCGGCCGTTTACCGTGGTCACCGAGGACGGCCAGATGCGCGCCCTCGGCACGCGCTTTACGGTCAAGCGTGAGGCTCCGGGCACCTTGCTGAGCATGCTCGAGTCAACCGTCGCCGCCACCGACGCCAGCCAGCATGATGACGTGCAGGTCAGCGCCGGCGAACAGGCGCGCATTACCCCGGACGCGGTGAAACGGCTAGGCAGGATCGACCCGCGCGCCACCGACGACGCCTGGAAACACCATCAACTGGTGGTGCAGGACCGTCCCCTGCCGGAAGCCCTCGACGAGCTCGCGCGCCAATACGGCGGCCATGTTCAGTTCAATCGCCAGCAGTTGGCCGATCTGCGCGTGTCCGCCGTATTGCCGCTGGATAACCCGCGTCGCGCCCTGCAATTGATCGCCGATGGCCTGCCGGTGCGCATCCGTTCGTTCAGCCCGTGGTGGTTGCAGATCGAGCGCCAGGAAAAATAG
- a CDS encoding TonB-dependent siderophore receptor: MPRHFKRSPLPLALAINLASLAALSLAFSSPVAAQEATRYAIAAGPLGPALNLFAQQAHVALLFDSKTVAGLNTAGLQGDFAVAQGFAQLLRGSGLQAVQGANGYVLMPIDTTGSLELGPTAITGLSEESSTEHVKGYVATRNLSATKTDTPIIETPQSLSVVTSDEIRDRQSETLSQTLDLTPGFTSQPTSFNRTSDRFRIRGFDVESVTGGSLRDGLRLQNNSYDGVQEPYGLERAEVIRGAASVLYGQLSPGGLINTVSKRPSQTPYHELNLQAGQNNRKQLSADFTGPVGDSDTLSYRLTLLDRKSDTAADHIPNDKVYVAPALTWRPDDDTSLTLLSFYQKTETGFSAPLPYQLTKGVGSGNFQIGRHDFIGEPDYDEMNGEMSALGYEFEHRFDEHTRISNKLRYYQSDVTWRYLQVNIAGTNIATAQNTGLLRRQYSDREERSRGLASDTNLESKWQFGDWQHTFLLGFDGYDTSYDSHNFRGNAPSLNLATYQYGQPVVVNRSPTTDRGSQIDTLQKGIYFQDQIKFDERWILLLGGRHDWADQHTELFRNGADSGKSDEATTWRAGLVYKADNGLAPYISYSESFFPVAGTNKAGESFVPTEGKQYEIGIRYQPEGSATLLSAAVYQLEQKNVLSQDRTDINFSVQVGEVRSRGFELEAKTEVTPNLSLISSYAYIDARITKSDIASEIGQRSEDTPYHQAALWADYRLAALGIPQVRIGGGARYKGTTQASGVPSSMPAYTLYDARASYEIDPHWEVALNANNVTNKRYTYCEFAICRYGDERQLVSSLTYRW, from the coding sequence ATGCCGCGCCACTTCAAGCGTTCTCCCTTGCCCCTCGCCCTGGCGATCAACCTGGCCAGCCTGGCTGCGCTGAGCCTGGCATTCAGCAGCCCGGTGGCGGCACAGGAGGCGACGCGTTATGCAATCGCCGCCGGCCCACTGGGGCCCGCGTTGAACCTGTTCGCCCAGCAGGCGCATGTGGCGCTGTTGTTCGACAGCAAGACCGTCGCTGGCCTGAACACCGCCGGCCTGCAAGGTGACTTCGCGGTGGCCCAGGGCTTCGCGCAATTGCTGCGCGGCAGCGGCTTGCAGGCGGTGCAAGGCGCCAATGGCTATGTGCTGATGCCGATAGACACCACCGGTTCGCTGGAGCTGGGGCCCACCGCCATCACCGGCCTCAGCGAAGAAAGCAGCACCGAGCACGTCAAGGGCTACGTGGCCACGCGCAACCTCAGCGCCACCAAGACCGACACGCCGATCATCGAAACCCCACAATCGCTGTCGGTGGTCACCAGTGACGAGATCCGCGATCGCCAATCGGAAACCCTCTCGCAAACCCTCGACCTGACCCCGGGTTTCACCAGCCAGCCCACCAGTTTCAACCGCACCTCGGACCGCTTCCGCATTCGTGGCTTCGACGTTGAATCCGTCACCGGCGGCTCCCTGCGCGACGGCCTGCGCCTGCAAAACAACTCCTATGACGGCGTGCAGGAACCTTATGGCCTGGAACGCGCCGAGGTGATTCGCGGCGCAGCGTCGGTGCTGTATGGCCAACTCTCGCCCGGCGGCTTGATCAATACCGTGAGCAAACGCCCGAGCCAGACGCCCTACCACGAGCTCAACCTGCAAGCCGGGCAGAACAACCGCAAGCAGCTGTCCGCCGACTTCACCGGCCCGGTGGGCGACAGCGACACCCTGAGCTACCGCCTGACCCTGCTCGACCGCAAGAGTGACACCGCCGCCGACCATATCCCCAACGACAAGGTGTACGTGGCCCCGGCCCTGACCTGGCGGCCCGACGACGACACTTCGCTGACCCTGCTGTCGTTTTACCAGAAGACCGAAACCGGCTTCTCCGCGCCCCTGCCCTACCAACTGACCAAGGGCGTGGGCAGCGGCAACTTCCAGATCGGCCGCCACGACTTTATCGGCGAACCGGACTACGACGAAATGAACGGCGAGATGTCCGCGCTGGGCTATGAGTTCGAGCACCGCTTCGATGAGCACACGCGCATCAGCAACAAGCTGCGCTACTACCAGTCGGATGTGACGTGGCGTTACCTGCAAGTCAACATCGCCGGCACCAACATCGCCACGGCGCAAAACACCGGCCTCCTGCGCCGCCAATACAGCGATCGTGAGGAGCGCTCACGAGGCCTGGCCAGCGACACCAACCTCGAAAGCAAATGGCAGTTCGGTGATTGGCAGCACACCTTCCTGCTGGGCTTTGATGGCTATGACACCAGCTACGACTCGCATAACTTCCGGGGCAACGCGCCGTCGTTGAACCTGGCGACCTATCAATATGGCCAGCCGGTGGTGGTTAACCGTAGCCCGACAACCGACCGCGGCTCGCAGATCGATACCCTGCAAAAAGGCATCTACTTCCAGGACCAGATCAAGTTCGATGAGCGCTGGATTCTGCTGCTCGGTGGCCGCCATGATTGGGCTGACCAGCATACCGAACTGTTCCGCAATGGCGCCGATAGCGGCAAAAGCGATGAAGCCACCACTTGGCGCGCCGGCCTGGTGTACAAGGCCGACAATGGCCTGGCGCCGTACATCAGCTACAGCGAGTCATTCTTCCCGGTGGCCGGCACCAACAAGGCGGGGGAAAGCTTTGTGCCCACCGAAGGCAAGCAGTATGAAATCGGCATCCGCTACCAACCCGAAGGCAGCGCCACACTGCTGAGCGCGGCGGTGTACCAGCTGGAGCAGAAAAACGTCCTGAGCCAGGATCGCACCGATATCAACTTCTCGGTACAAGTCGGTGAAGTTCGCTCCCGTGGCTTCGAGTTGGAAGCCAAGACCGAAGTCACGCCCAACCTCAGCCTGATTTCGTCCTACGCCTACATTGACGCACGCATCACCAAAAGCGATATCGCCAGCGAAATCGGCCAACGCAGCGAAGACACGCCCTACCACCAGGCCGCCCTCTGGGCCGATTACCGCCTGGCCGCGCTGGGTATCCCGCAAGTGCGCATCGGCGGTGGCGCCCGCTACAAAGGCACCACGCAGGCCTCCGGCGTGCCTTCGTCCATGCCTGCCTACACCCTGTACGACGCCCGCGCCAGCTACGAGATCGACCCGCATTGGGAAGTCGCGCTCAACGCCAACAACGTCACCAACAAACGCTACACCTACTGCGAATTCGCGATTTGCCGCTATGGCGATGAGCGCCAGTTGGTCAGTTCGTTGACCTACCGCTGGTAA
- a CDS encoding LysR family transcriptional regulator, with product MITFKQIDALFWIAELGSFEAAANKLNMSQSAISKRIQELEDTFDVEIFDRSKRNARLTEKGGELLDYARDLLNSRDQLLERVSAREVLVRRFRLGVTELTALTWLPALVEALRQAYPKVQIEPSVELSSELFRKLENDLLDLVIVPDVYSDPRFHSTLLQSVENAWMCAPGLIPDADPISLETLASYTVLTQGSQSGTGMIYERWLAAHNVQMPRTLTSHNLLVQAGLALSGIGVSYLPKACLAHLIEQGTLRALVTQPALPDIQYVALHRVDRQFGLNQDVAKLAQACCDFSRLLF from the coding sequence ATGATCACCTTCAAACAAATCGACGCCTTGTTTTGGATCGCCGAACTGGGCAGCTTTGAAGCCGCCGCCAACAAGCTGAACATGTCCCAGTCGGCCATCTCCAAGCGCATCCAGGAGCTTGAAGATACCTTCGACGTAGAGATTTTTGACCGTAGCAAACGCAACGCGCGCCTGACTGAAAAAGGCGGCGAATTGCTCGACTACGCCCGCGACCTGCTCAACAGCCGCGACCAATTGCTCGAACGGGTCAGCGCGCGGGAAGTGCTGGTGCGCAGGTTTCGCCTCGGCGTCACCGAACTCACCGCCTTGACCTGGTTGCCGGCGCTGGTGGAAGCGCTGCGCCAGGCCTATCCCAAGGTGCAGATCGAACCCTCGGTGGAACTCAGCAGCGAGCTGTTCCGCAAATTGGAAAACGACCTGTTGGACCTGGTGATTGTGCCAGATGTCTACAGTGACCCGCGCTTTCACAGCACGCTGCTGCAGAGTGTCGAAAACGCTTGGATGTGTGCGCCTGGCCTGATCCCGGATGCCGACCCGATCAGCCTGGAGACGCTGGCCAGTTACACCGTACTGACCCAGGGTTCGCAGTCGGGCACCGGGATGATCTACGAGCGATGGCTGGCGGCGCACAACGTGCAGATGCCGCGCACACTCACCAGCCACAACCTGTTGGTGCAGGCCGGGCTGGCGTTGTCGGGGATCGGTGTGAGTTACCTGCCCAAGGCCTGCCTGGCCCATCTGATCGAGCAGGGTACCCTGCGTGCCCTGGTCACCCAGCCTGCGTTGCCGGACATTCAGTACGTGGCGTTACACCGGGTGGACCGGCAGTTTGGCTTGAACCAGGACGTGGCGAAATTGGCGCAGGCCTGCTGCGACTTTTCGCGATTGTTGTTCTAG
- a CDS encoding RraA family protein — MSLPGSRILPNAPMASTELVEAFAQVVTPHISDNLGRHIGARGLTRYNRSGKLVGTAITVKTRPGDNLLIYKAMSMLQPGHVLVVDGQGDTNNAVIGELVKLYALQRGCVGFVIDGAIRDVASFDDTPCYARAVVHTGPYKTGPGEVNVPVSIGGMLINPGDLVVGDEDGLVAFSQADAAEVLRRAAQHAEHEEAVKAEIASGAVRQGWIDKVLDNAGLAQ; from the coding sequence ATGTCCTTGCCCGGTTCACGCATCCTTCCCAACGCCCCCATGGCCTCGACCGAATTGGTCGAAGCGTTTGCCCAAGTGGTCACCCCGCATATCAGTGACAACCTCGGCCGGCACATCGGCGCCCGCGGCCTGACACGCTACAACCGCAGCGGCAAGCTGGTGGGCACGGCGATCACCGTGAAGACACGCCCTGGCGACAACCTGCTGATCTACAAAGCCATGAGCATGCTGCAACCGGGCCATGTGCTGGTGGTGGACGGCCAGGGCGACACCAATAACGCGGTGATCGGCGAACTGGTCAAGCTCTACGCGCTACAACGCGGTTGTGTAGGGTTTGTGATCGACGGCGCGATTCGTGATGTGGCCAGCTTTGATGACACCCCCTGCTATGCCCGCGCCGTGGTGCACACCGGCCCGTACAAAACCGGCCCCGGTGAAGTGAACGTGCCGGTGTCCATCGGCGGCATGCTGATCAACCCCGGCGACCTGGTGGTGGGTGATGAAGACGGCCTGGTCGCGTTTTCCCAAGCCGACGCTGCCGAAGTGCTGCGCCGCGCCGCGCAGCATGCCGAGCATGAAGAAGCGGTCAAGGCCGAGATCGCCAGCGGTGCGGTGCGCCAGGGCTGGATCGACAAGGTCCTGGACAACGCAGGGTTGGCGCAATGA
- a CDS encoding pyridoxal phosphate-dependent aminotransferase: MKQFLSERVQGIAPSPSITANALVTELRAQGRDIVNFTVGEPDFDTPAHILAAASQAMHSGDTHYTPTTGTLALRQAICLKLQRDNDLAYGLDEVVAGCGGKHIIYHALAATLNRGDEVIVHTPYWVSYPDIARLNDATPVIIPGDESLGFKLSPQALEQAITPLTKWVILNSPNNPSGAVYSEAELLALAHVLRGHPHVLIMADEIYEHFVYGDAQHLPLTRLAPDLKPRTLIVNGASKGYAMTGWRLGFGAGPAWLISAIAKLLSQTTTCPSSLSQAAAVAAFAGDQAPIAGMREEYQQRRARMLALLADIPGLSFTPPDGAFYVFVNVSGLMGKLTPQGDRLTSDTQLVDYLLRDYGLATVSGAAYGMSPYVRLSFASSLDVIEEGCRRLKDACHDVR; encoded by the coding sequence ATGAAGCAGTTTTTATCTGAGCGCGTCCAGGGCATCGCGCCTTCACCCAGCATCACCGCCAATGCGCTAGTGACCGAGTTGCGCGCCCAGGGCCGCGATATCGTCAATTTCACCGTGGGCGAACCGGACTTTGACACCCCGGCGCATATCCTTGCAGCCGCCAGCCAGGCGATGCACAGCGGCGACACCCACTACACGCCCACCACCGGCACCCTTGCCCTGCGCCAGGCCATCTGCCTGAAGCTGCAACGGGACAATGACCTGGCCTACGGCCTGGATGAAGTGGTGGCGGGTTGCGGCGGCAAACACATCATCTACCACGCGCTGGCCGCCACGCTGAATCGCGGCGATGAAGTCATCGTGCATACGCCTTACTGGGTGTCGTACCCGGACATCGCAAGGCTCAACGATGCCACGCCGGTGATTATTCCAGGCGACGAAAGCCTGGGCTTCAAACTGTCACCACAGGCACTGGAGCAAGCGATTACTCCGCTGACCAAATGGGTGATCCTCAACAGCCCGAACAACCCCAGCGGCGCGGTGTACAGCGAGGCTGAGCTGCTGGCCCTGGCGCACGTGTTGCGCGGTCATCCGCATGTGCTGATCATGGCTGACGAAATCTATGAGCACTTCGTCTACGGTGACGCGCAGCATCTACCACTGACGCGTTTGGCGCCGGACCTGAAGCCACGCACGTTGATCGTCAACGGCGCGTCCAAGGGCTATGCAATGACCGGTTGGCGCCTGGGTTTCGGCGCGGGGCCTGCGTGGCTGATCTCGGCCATCGCCAAGTTGTTGTCGCAAACCACCACCTGCCCCAGTTCCTTGAGCCAAGCCGCTGCGGTGGCCGCGTTTGCCGGTGACCAGGCGCCCATCGCCGGGATGCGCGAGGAATACCAACAGCGGCGCGCACGCATGCTTGCGCTGCTGGCGGACATTCCCGGCTTGAGCTTTACCCCACCCGACGGCGCGTTCTATGTGTTCGTCAATGTGAGCGGACTGATGGGCAAACTTACCCCTCAGGGTGATCGCCTGACGAGCGATACCCAACTGGTGGACTACCTGCTGCGCGACTACGGCCTGGCCACGGTCAGCGGTGCGGCGTATGGCATGTCGCCGTATGTGCGCCTGTCGTTCGCCAGCTCGCTGGATGTGATTGAAGAAGGTTGCCGCCGCCTCAAAGACGCATGCCACGACGTGCGCTGA
- a CDS encoding cation:dicarboxylate symporter family transporter encodes MHTPRIALVWQIMIGLLAGIAIGALLHRFPESRPWLVDNLLQPAGDIFIKLMKMIVVPIVFSCMVVGIAGHGDGKSLGRIGVRSLGYFFCITTLAIIVGLVLGNLLKPGAGTELSSLHAATITLPTSSGAGHSLGQIIVGIIPDNVISAMAQGSLLSVLFFAVMFGLGVARLPAERKDPVIALLRGVSDAMFKVTSMIMAYSPIGVFGMIAVTVANFGFSSLLPLAKLIMVSYVAIAFFVLVVLNLVARLCGINLFALMRHIKDELILAFSTASSASVMPQLMKKLETYGVPPSLVSFVVPVGYSFNLDGASLFLGIGTLFVAQLYGIDLSLGDQALLVVTMVLTSKGAAGVPGFMFVILSATLASAGLPLEGIAFIAGVYRLMEMPTTALNVLGNALAPLVIAKWEGRTEHPPTPASPTLCSSASESSLGRPTALDTD; translated from the coding sequence ATGCACACGCCCCGTATCGCGCTGGTCTGGCAAATCATGATCGGCTTGCTCGCCGGTATTGCCATCGGTGCCCTGCTGCACCGTTTTCCCGAATCCCGGCCGTGGTTGGTGGACAATCTCCTGCAACCGGCGGGTGACATTTTTATCAAGCTGATGAAGATGATCGTCGTCCCTATCGTGTTCTCGTGCATGGTGGTGGGCATTGCCGGGCACGGCGACGGCAAATCCCTGGGCCGTATCGGCGTGCGTTCCCTGGGGTATTTTTTCTGCATCACCACCTTGGCGATCATTGTCGGGCTGGTACTGGGTAACCTGCTCAAGCCGGGGGCCGGCACTGAACTGTCGAGCCTGCATGCGGCGACGATCACCCTGCCCACCAGCAGTGGCGCGGGCCACAGCCTGGGGCAGATTATCGTTGGGATCATCCCCGACAATGTGATCAGTGCGATGGCCCAGGGCAGCCTGTTGTCGGTGCTGTTCTTTGCCGTGATGTTCGGCCTGGGCGTGGCACGCTTGCCCGCCGAACGCAAAGACCCGGTGATCGCGCTGCTGCGCGGCGTGTCGGATGCCATGTTCAAGGTTACATCGATGATCATGGCCTACTCGCCCATTGGCGTGTTCGGCATGATCGCCGTGACCGTCGCCAACTTCGGCTTCAGCTCGCTGCTGCCATTGGCCAAACTGATCATGGTCAGTTACGTGGCGATCGCCTTCTTTGTGCTGGTGGTGCTTAACCTGGTTGCGCGATTGTGCGGGATCAACCTGTTTGCCTTGATGCGCCATATCAAGGATGAATTGATATTGGCTTTCTCCACCGCGAGTTCGGCGTCGGTCATGCCGCAACTGATGAAAAAACTCGAGACCTACGGCGTGCCGCCGTCACTGGTGAGCTTTGTGGTGCCGGTGGGCTACTCGTTCAACCTCGACGGCGCTTCACTGTTCCTTGGTATCGGCACCCTGTTCGTGGCGCAGCTGTACGGTATCGACCTGAGCCTGGGCGATCAGGCGCTGCTGGTGGTGACCATGGTACTCACGTCCAAAGGCGCCGCCGGAGTACCGGGGTTCATGTTCGTGATTCTCTCCGCGACCCTGGCCAGCGCGGGCCTGCCGCTGGAAGGCATTGCGTTTATTGCCGGGGTGTATCGGTTGATGGAGATGCCGACCACGGCGTTGAATGTGCTGGGCAATGCGCTGGCGCCGTTGGTGATAGCGAAGTGGGAGGGGCGCACCGAGCATCCGCCGACACCAGCATCGCCAACTCTATGCAGCAGCGCGTCAGAATCGTCGTTGGGTCGACCCACTGCACTTGATACTGATTGA
- a CDS encoding LysR family transcriptional regulator, which translates to MNLRTLQAFVEVVRQGGFSQAAEVVSLTQSSVSKAVKTLEEEYGTPLLNRLGHKNELTAAGEIAYRRALVMLAEHHDLVAEINDLRGLKRGVLRIGLPPVGCGVLFASMFATYRSRYPDIDIELTEYGSKKLRECLEAGEVDLAALLLPVDEAFDYQPVRNEPLMAVLPRSHPLARRKRIDFTDLADSPFILFEAGFALNAKILAACERKGVTPRVTARSGQIDFIVDLVAAGLGVAFLPRMLAHKHQHADIALVPLDEPHTDWHIALAWRSNAHLPPAARAWLELAKEQPLSTGHPV; encoded by the coding sequence ATGAACCTCAGGACGCTACAGGCCTTTGTCGAAGTGGTACGCCAGGGCGGTTTTTCCCAGGCCGCCGAAGTGGTGTCCCTGACCCAATCGTCGGTAAGCAAGGCCGTCAAGACCCTGGAGGAGGAGTACGGCACGCCGCTGCTCAATCGCCTCGGCCATAAGAACGAACTCACCGCCGCCGGCGAAATTGCCTACCGCCGCGCCCTGGTAATGCTCGCCGAGCACCACGACCTGGTGGCCGAAATCAATGACCTGCGCGGCCTCAAGCGCGGTGTATTGCGCATCGGCCTACCGCCGGTGGGCTGTGGTGTGTTGTTTGCGAGCATGTTCGCCACTTACCGCAGCCGCTACCCGGACATCGACATCGAACTCACCGAATACGGCAGCAAAAAACTGCGTGAATGCCTGGAAGCGGGGGAGGTCGACCTCGCGGCCCTGCTGCTCCCCGTGGACGAAGCCTTCGACTACCAACCCGTGCGCAACGAACCGCTGATGGCCGTGCTGCCCAGGAGCCACCCGCTGGCCAGGCGCAAGCGCATCGACTTCACCGACCTCGCCGATTCGCCCTTCATCCTGTTCGAAGCCGGCTTCGCCCTGAACGCCAAGATCCTCGCCGCTTGCGAGCGCAAGGGCGTAACGCCGCGAGTCACCGCGCGCAGCGGGCAGATCGACTTTATCGTCGACCTGGTCGCCGCGGGCCTGGGCGTCGCCTTCCTGCCGCGCATGCTGGCGCACAAGCACCAACACGCCGACATCGCCCTGGTCCCCCTGGACGAACCCCACACCGACTGGCACATCGCCCTGGCCTGGCGCAGCAACGCCCACCTACCACCGGCGGCGCGGGCCTGGTTGGAATTGGCCAAGGAACAGCCGCTTTCAACCGGTCATCCGGTTTAA